From Pseudomonadota bacterium, a single genomic window includes:
- a CDS encoding pyridoxal 5'-phosphate synthase, which yields MAIANMRESYHAGQLPWAAVRGRHPLVVFADSISQADSLHARVEGAHPSLLAPAKRLILGTVDQATGRPAATPVRIASCSAAEIVVGVDATSPALRHLEVNPLAALLFHSQGTQRQLRVEGKARVAKTEGSEAGAPERGQKLTLPGDTQGRAARWSAEEVEASLFEVAKAYREAKVPGLAALDPNAMCVVTARQREPGGLFRPSARMVLLKGCEEAGPVFYTNFRSPKGRDLEANPQAAFALDWPTLGLRLDVAGPVQKVSDGTADAYWRTRPYASQLGSAASRQSEPLSWRGDLIARALLYGLLHGPWPPRPKHWGGLLMDPDRVQWKRTQDDPSDGAQVRVVIDPTQVEAWQGRDSRLHDRWLWLRDDDGSWSRPERLSP from the coding sequence GTGGCGATCGCGAACATGCGCGAGAGCTATCACGCTGGGCAGCTCCCGTGGGCAGCCGTGCGTGGCAGACATCCGCTGGTCGTCTTCGCCGACTCGATCAGTCAGGCGGATAGCCTGCACGCGCGGGTTGAAGGCGCGCATCCCTCGCTGCTGGCTCCTGCAAAGCGCTTGATCCTCGGTACGGTTGACCAGGCCACGGGTCGGCCCGCTGCCACGCCGGTGAGGATCGCGTCCTGTAGCGCGGCCGAGATCGTGGTGGGGGTCGACGCAACTAGTCCCGCGCTGCGACACCTCGAGGTGAATCCGCTCGCGGCGCTGCTCTTCCACTCGCAAGGGACCCAGCGTCAGCTCCGCGTCGAGGGCAAGGCCCGCGTCGCAAAGACCGAAGGGTCGGAGGCCGGCGCGCCGGAACGCGGGCAAAAGCTCACGCTGCCGGGGGACACACAAGGACGCGCAGCTCGCTGGTCGGCCGAGGAGGTCGAAGCAAGCCTGTTCGAGGTGGCCAAGGCCTACCGCGAGGCCAAGGTGCCGGGGCTCGCGGCGCTCGACCCCAATGCGATGTGCGTGGTTACAGCGCGCCAGCGGGAGCCGGGCGGGCTCTTCAGGCCTTCGGCCCGCATGGTGCTGCTGAAGGGCTGCGAGGAGGCGGGCCCCGTCTTCTACACGAACTTCCGCAGCCCCAAGGGTAGGGACCTCGAGGCAAACCCGCAAGCCGCCTTCGCGCTGGACTGGCCGACGCTCGGGCTGCGGCTCGACGTGGCCGGCCCCGTGCAAAAGGTCAGCGACGGGACGGCCGACGCCTACTGGCGCACGCGGCCCTATGCGTCGCAGCTCGGATCGGCGGCCTCGCGGCAGAGCGAGCCCTTGAGCTGGAGGGGCGACTTGATCGCCAGAGCGCTGCTCTACGGGCTGCTTCACGGGCCTTGGCCGCCTCGGCCGAAGCATTGGGGAGGCTTGCTGATGGATCCCGACCGCGTGCAGTGGAAGCGAACGCAGGACGACCCCAGCGACGGTGCGCAGGTCCGGGTGGTGATTGATCCGACGCAGGTCGAGGCCTGGCAGGGTCGTGACAGCCGCTTGCACGATCGTTGGCTGTGGCTGCGGGACGACGACGGGAGTTGGTCGCGGCCCGAGCGGCTCTCCCCCTGA
- a CDS encoding peptide chain release factor 3 has product MDFERARAEIARRRTFAIISHPDAGKTTLTEKLLLYGGAIHLAGSVKQRGGGRQTTSDWMELERQRGISVSTSVLQFEYQGRRLNLLDTPGHNDFSEDTYRTLAAADCAVMLIDSVKGVEPQTIKLFRVCRLREIPIVTVINKMDRNGREPLDLLDEIERVLEIPCQPQNWPIGSGASFQGVYDRVARQLLRFERAQGGGARPAPMKLAEVDVPELRGLLGENAHARLLEELALLDGASPPWDREQFLAGQLTPVFFTSAMTNFGVEPFLQAFVDLAPPPRARQTSAGRLEPDAPAFSAFVFKIQANMDPRHRDRIAFARICSGVYRREMPVLHARTGKTLALTKSFQFMAQERVQVEEAFSGDVMGLWDPGLLRIGDSLCEGQGHEFEGIPRFSPEHFVRVREADPMKRKQLKKGLDQLAEEGAVQLFFDRWRLEREPLLGAVGVLQFEVTQYRLENEYGAAARFEKLPYQHARWIEGDVTLDRFERPGSSTCVLDVEGRPLVLFESDWALRRAQEEHPTVKFIAAVQPGRSSRAGGRAAG; this is encoded by the coding sequence ATGGACTTCGAGCGGGCCCGGGCGGAGATCGCGCGCCGCCGCACCTTTGCGATCATCTCGCATCCGGATGCGGGAAAGACGACGCTGACCGAGAAGCTGCTGCTCTACGGGGGGGCGATTCACCTCGCGGGGTCGGTCAAGCAACGCGGCGGCGGGCGGCAAACGACGAGCGACTGGATGGAGCTCGAACGCCAGCGCGGGATCTCGGTCTCCACCAGCGTCTTGCAGTTCGAGTACCAGGGGCGGCGCCTCAACCTGCTCGACACGCCGGGCCATAACGACTTCTCCGAGGATACCTACCGCACGCTCGCGGCCGCCGATTGCGCCGTGATGCTGATCGACAGCGTCAAGGGCGTGGAGCCGCAGACGATCAAGCTCTTCCGCGTCTGTCGATTGCGCGAGATCCCGATCGTCACGGTGATCAACAAGATGGATCGCAACGGCCGCGAGCCCCTCGATCTGCTGGACGAGATCGAACGTGTGCTCGAGATCCCCTGCCAGCCGCAGAACTGGCCGATCGGCTCGGGCGCCTCGTTTCAGGGCGTCTACGATCGCGTCGCCCGGCAGCTGCTGCGCTTCGAGCGCGCGCAGGGTGGCGGCGCACGACCGGCGCCGATGAAGCTTGCGGAGGTCGATGTGCCCGAGCTGCGAGGCCTGCTCGGCGAGAACGCGCACGCGCGGCTGCTGGAGGAGCTCGCGCTGCTCGACGGCGCGAGCCCGCCCTGGGACCGCGAGCAATTCCTCGCCGGCCAGCTCACGCCGGTATTCTTCACCAGCGCGATGACCAACTTCGGCGTCGAGCCCTTTCTGCAGGCCTTCGTCGACCTGGCGCCGCCGCCGCGCGCCAGGCAGACCAGCGCCGGACGCCTCGAGCCCGACGCGCCGGCCTTCTCGGCCTTCGTGTTCAAGATCCAGGCGAACATGGATCCGCGCCACCGTGACCGCATCGCCTTCGCGCGCATCTGCTCGGGGGTCTACCGGCGCGAGATGCCCGTGCTGCACGCGCGCACCGGCAAGACGCTCGCGCTGACCAAGTCGTTTCAGTTCATGGCGCAGGAGCGGGTGCAGGTCGAGGAGGCCTTCTCCGGCGATGTGATGGGGCTATGGGATCCCGGCCTGCTGCGCATCGGCGACAGCCTTTGCGAGGGCCAGGGCCACGAGTTCGAGGGCATCCCGCGCTTCTCGCCCGAGCACTTCGTGCGCGTGCGCGAGGCCGATCCGATGAAGCGCAAGCAGCTCAAGAAGGGCCTCGATCAGCTCGCCGAGGAGGGCGCGGTCCAGCTCTTCTTCGACCGCTGGCGCCTGGAGCGCGAGCCCTTGCTGGGAGCCGTCGGCGTGCTGCAGTTCGAGGTCACGCAGTACCGCCTGGAAAACGAGTACGGGGCGGCGGCGCGCTTCGAGAAGCTACCCTACCAGCACGCGCGCTGGATCGAGGGCGACGTGACCCTCGATCGCTTCGAGCGCCCCGGCTCCAGCACCTGCGTGCTCGACGTCGAAGGCCGCCCGCTGGTGCTCTTCGAGAGCGACTGGGCGCTGCGCCGGGCCCAGGAGGAGCACCCGACGGTGAAGTTCATCGCCGCCGTCCAGCCTGGCCGCTCGTCACGCGCGGGGGGCCGCGCCGCAGGCTGA
- a CDS encoding polysaccharide deacetylase family protein, giving the protein MRLRWVDKQRLLGAPHATGMLGLWRRAAAPADSALKQLRLLRRLQRGALILLFHRITDDVDSFQHCMPVALFDQLCAHLRRHYEVVPLGELVSTVARGRLPARMVALTFDDGYADSYGLALPVLRRHGLPATVFITTGAIGKHQPLWFSRLAAILAQTPHEAVAPLRGVALRLSSTPERIATYCDLSERLKLLGGDEREAWLHDLASTLEVTDFSGLHDEMVTWDQLREMDAAGFHAGAHTVSHPILSRCTEAELQQELRGSKTELEEQLGRPVDLFAYPNGRTGDFNAAVISAVASAGYRSACTTVFGANGPYEHPYRLRRAILYGATLPPLALQLERFFYATERR; this is encoded by the coding sequence ATGCGCCTACGTTGGGTCGATAAGCAACGACTGCTCGGCGCGCCCCATGCCACGGGGATGCTCGGTCTTTGGCGCCGCGCCGCCGCGCCGGCAGATAGCGCGCTAAAGCAGCTGCGACTGCTGCGTCGGCTGCAGCGCGGCGCGTTGATTCTGCTCTTCCACCGCATCACGGACGACGTGGACTCGTTCCAGCACTGCATGCCGGTCGCGCTCTTCGACCAGCTCTGCGCGCACCTCCGGCGGCACTACGAGGTCGTGCCCCTGGGTGAGCTGGTGAGCACGGTGGCCCGCGGTCGCCTGCCAGCCCGGATGGTCGCCCTGACCTTCGACGACGGCTATGCGGACAGCTACGGCTTGGCGCTGCCCGTCTTGCGCCGACATGGCCTACCCGCCACCGTCTTCATCACCACGGGCGCCATTGGCAAGCACCAACCGCTCTGGTTTTCACGGCTCGCCGCGATCTTGGCGCAGACCCCGCACGAGGCGGTCGCGCCCCTGCGCGGCGTCGCGCTGCGGTTGAGCTCGACGCCCGAGCGGATCGCCACCTACTGCGACCTCAGCGAGCGGCTCAAGCTGCTCGGCGGAGACGAGCGGGAGGCGTGGCTGCACGACCTCGCCAGCACCCTCGAGGTGACCGACTTCAGTGGGCTGCACGACGAGATGGTGACCTGGGACCAGCTGCGCGAGATGGATGCCGCAGGCTTCCACGCCGGCGCGCACACGGTCTCGCATCCGATCCTTTCGCGCTGCACGGAGGCGGAGCTGCAGCAAGAGCTGCGCGGCAGCAAGACCGAGCTCGAAGAGCAGCTCGGCCGCCCCGTGGACCTCTTCGCCTACCCCAATGGGCGGACAGGCGACTTCAACGCCGCGGTCATCAGCGCGGTCGCCTCCGCCGGCTATCGCTCGGCCTGCACCACCGTCTTCGGCGCCAATGGGCCCTACGAGCACCCCTACCGGCTGCGGCGCGCAATCCTCTACGGCGCGACCCTGCCCCCTCTGGCCTTGCAGCTCGAGCGCTTCTTCTACGCCACCGAAAGGCGCTGA